A single window of Eucalyptus grandis isolate ANBG69807.140 chromosome 1, ASM1654582v1, whole genome shotgun sequence DNA harbors:
- the LOC104447744 gene encoding LOW QUALITY PROTEIN: putative pentatricopeptide repeat-containing protein At3g11460, mitochondrial (The sequence of the model RefSeq protein was modified relative to this genomic sequence to represent the inferred CDS: inserted 1 base in 1 codon), which produces MLTQCAKKKSLLRRRAPPPPATSAAVKPARIHTGPAAPTAPWNTRLRELSKHSRFREALALYRQMLRSGASPNAFTFPFALKSCASLSLPAAGAQLHAHALKAGCEVEPFVLTSLISMYAHCSLIDDAGKVFDHCPQSRRLTVCYNALVSGYTSNSRFSDAVSLFRRMREMGVSANSVTMLGLIPVCSLPVHLGVGTCLHCCCVKLGLDRDSSVGNCLLTMYVKCGSVEDARVLFDSISCKGLITWNAMISGYAQHGHASHVLDLYREMKSCGIRPDSVTLVGVLSSCALLGAYHIGCQVERQIELSGFNSNPFLDNALVNMYARCGKLAKAWAVFDAMPEKTVVSWTAIIGGYGMHGQGELAVNLFEQMLQAGIRPDGAAFVSVLSACSHAGLTDEGLKYFNAMEKKFLLQPGPEHYSCMVDLLGRAGQLQKALDLIHTMRVHPDGAVWGALLGACKIHKNVELAELAFERVIELEPTNIGYYVLLSNTYNEANNMDGILRVRMMMRERKLKKEPGCSYVEHRGKVHLFLAGDRCHPQTKEIYRMLNELEDWLKENHNLDKSYLERRDDERLSGTXVHSEKLAIAFALLNSKQLGREIVVIKNLRVCEDCHLFIKLVSKAVDRQFVVRDATRFHHFEGGVCSCRDYW; this is translated from the exons ATGCTAACGCAATGCGCCAAGAAGAAgagcctcctccgccgccgcgcccCGCCTCCtcccgccacctccgccgccgtcaAACCCGCTCGCATCCACACCGGCCCGGCCGCCCCGACCGCCCCATGGAACACCCGCTTGCGAGAGCTCTCCAAGCACTCCCGCTTCCGCGAGGCCCTCGCCCTGTACCGCCAGATGCTCCGCTCCGGGGCCTCCCCCAACGCCTTCACCTTCCCCTTCGCGCTCAAGTCCTGCGCCTCCCTCTCGCTCCCCGCCGCCGGCGCCCAGCTCCACGCGCACGCCCTCAAGGCCGGGTGCGAGGTCGAGCCCTTCGTGCTGACTTCCCTCATCTCCATGTACGCCCACTGCTCCCTCATTGACGACGCCGGCAAGGTGTTCGATCATTGTCCCCAGTCGAGACGCCTCACCGTTTGTTACAACGCTCTGGTGTCTGGGTACACGTCGAATTCCCGGTTCTCGGATGCGGTTTCGTTGTTTCGCCGGATGAGGGAGATGGGCGTGTCGGCTAACTCGGTCACCATGTTGGGTTTGATCCCTGTTTGTTCCCTCCCGGTGCATTTGGGCGTCGGGACGTGTCTGCATTGCTGCTGCGTGAAGCTTGGCTTGGACCGCGATTCGTCGGTTGGGAATTGTTTGCTGACCATGTATGTCAAATGCGGGTCGGTGGAGGATGCCCGGGTTTTGTTCGACTCGATCAGTTGTAAGGGTTTGATCACATGGAATGCAATGATTTCTGGATATGCGCAGCATGGACATGCTAGTCATGTTTTGGACCTTTACCGGGAGATGAAGTCGTGTGGGATTCGACCGGACTCTGTGACTCTTGTCGGAGTTCTGTCGTCCTGTGCTCTCCTCGGTGCTTACCACATTGGCTGCCAAGTAGAAAGGCAGATAGAGTTGAGCGGTTTTAACTCCAACCCGTTCTTAGATAATGCGCTTGTCAACATGTATGCCAGGTGCGGCAAATTGGCAAAGGCTTGGGCCGTCTTTGATGCCATGCCCGAGAAAACTGTTGTTTCTTGGACAGCTATCATAGGTGGATATGGGATGCACGGACAAGGAGAACTTGCAGTCAATCTCTTTGAACAGATGCTGCAAGCAGGAATAAGGCCCGATGGAGCAGCATTTGTTAGTGTTCTGTCCGCATGTAGCCATGCAGGGTTGACTGATGAGGGTTTGAAGTACTTTAATGCGATGGAAAAGAAGTTTCTGTTGCAGCCTGGTCCAGAGCACTATTCTTGCATGGTGGATCTTCTAGGTCGGGCAGGTCAGCTACAGAAAGCCCTCGATCTCATCCATACGATGCGAGTACATCCTGATGGTGCGGTCTGGGGTGCTCTGTTGGGCGCTTgtaaaatccacaaaaatgtCGAGTTAGCAGAATTGGCCTTCGAACGCGTCATTGAACTTGAGCCTACCAATATCGGCTACTATGTTTTATTGTCGAACACCTACAACGAGGCTAACAACATGGATGGCATACTCAGGGTCCGGATGATGATGAGGGAGCGGAAACTCAAAAAGGAGCCTGGCTGTAGCTATGTAGAACACAGAGGGAAAGTTCATCTCTTCTTAGCAGGGGATAGATGTCATCCTCAGACGAAAGAAATATACAGGATGTTGAACGAACTCGAGGATTGGTTAAAGGAGAATCACAATTTGGACAAGAGTTATCTGGAAAGAAGAGACGATGAACGGTTGTCTGGCA GGGTCCACAGTGAGAAGTTGGCGATTGCATTCGCACTCTTGAATTCGAAGCAGCTTGGGAGGGAGATCGTTGTGATTAAGAATCTCAGGGTTTGTGAAGATTGTCACTTGTTTATAAAGTTGGTAAGCAAGGCAGTAGATCGTCAATTTGTTGTCAGAGATGCGACTCGCTTCCACCATTTCGAGGGTGGCGTCTGCTCTTGCCGAGATTATTGGTGA
- the LOC104447746 gene encoding signal recognition particle 54 kDa protein, chloroplastic, translated as MEAVHISSAASRHFAAAGATAQSHSASRGLHSSKCASRSPKLCTSWTGLGTSASLRSKNIFAREIWALVNSKSVTVRRHMRNVVRAEMFGQLTGGLEAAWNKLKGEETLTKENIVEPMRDIRRALLEADVSLPVVRRFVQAVSDQAVGVGLIRGVKPDQQLVKIVHDELVKLMGGEVSELAFAKSGPTVILLAGLQGVGKTTVCAKLAYYLKKVGKSCMLVAGDVYRPAAIDQLVILGQQVDVPVYSAGTEVKPSEIARQGLEKAKKQNIDVVIVDTAGRLQIDKAMMDELKEVKRALNPTEVLLVVDAMTGQEAAALVTTFNLEIGITGAILTKLDGDSRGGAALSVKEVSGKPIKLVGRGERLEDLEPFYPDRMAGRILGMGDVLSFVEKAQEVMRQEDAEELQKKIMSAKFDFNDFLKQTRAVARMGSMTRVIGMIPGMGKVTPAQVREAEKNLKVMEGMIEAMTPEEREKPELLAESQVRRKRIAQESGKTEQQVSQLVAQLFQMRVRMKNLMGIMEGGSIPALNNLEEALKSEEKAPPGTARRRRKSESRRKFADSASTRPGPRGFGAK; from the exons ATGGAGGCCGTGCACATCTCTTCCGCCGCTTCCCGCCacttcgccgccgccggcgccaCCGCGCAATCTCACTCGGCGAGCAGAGGCCTCCACTCTTCCAAATGCGCGAGCCGATCGCCCAAACTCTGCACTTCCTGGACCGGCCTCGGCACTTCGGCTTCGCTGCGTTCGAAAAATATCTTCGCC AGGGAGATATGGGCATTGGTGAACTCAAAGAGCGTCACTGTCAGGAGACATATGCGGAATGTTGTTCGAGCTGAAATGTTTGGGCAGTTAACGGGTGGCCTTGAAGCAGCCTGGAACAAGCTCAAAGGAGAAG AaactttgacaaaagaaaacatTGTTGAACCCATGCGGGATATAAGAAGAGCACTTCTAGAAGCAGAT GTAAGCCTTCCAGTTGTTAGAAGGTTTGTGCAAGCTGTCAGTGACCAAGCTGTTGGTGTCGGCCTTATCCGTGGAGTAAAGCCAGATCAACAACTGGTCAAG atTGTCCATGATGAGCTTGTCAAATTAATGGGTGGAGAGGTTTCTGAACTGGCATTTGCGAAATCTGGCCCCACTGTAATACTGTTGGCTGGTTTACAAGGAGTTGGAAAGACCACTGTATGTGCCAAATTGGCTTACTATCTAAAGAAAgtg GGGAAGAGTTGCATGCTGGTTGCTGGAGATGTATACAGACCTGCTGCTATTGACCAACTTGTCATTTTGGGTCAGCAG GTAGATGTGCCAGTTTATTCTGCAGGAACTGAAGTTAAACCTTCAGAAATTGCTAGGCAAGGTCTAGAAAAAGCTAAAAAGCAGAACATAGATGTGGTTATAGTGGACACCGCTGGCAGACTTCAG ATAGACAAAGCGATGATGGATGAGTTGAAAGAAGTGAAGCGTGCACTAAATCCGACGGAAGTGTTGCTTGTTGTGGATGCAATGACTGGACAAGAAGCTGCAG CCCTGGTCACAACATTCAATCTTGAGATAGGGATTACTGGTGCCATTTTGACGAAATTAGATGGAGATTCCAGAGGAGGCGCAGCCTTGAGTGTCAAAGAG GTCTCTGGAAAACCAATCAAACTTGTGGGACGGGGAGAGCGTCTAGAAGATCTAGAACCTTTCTATCCAGATCGTATGGCAGGGCGTATATTAGGAATGGGAGATGTTCTGTCATTCGTAGAGAAGGCTCAAGAAGTT ATGCGTCAAGAAGATGCTGAAGAATTGCAAAAGAAGATAATGAGTGCAAAGTTTGACTTCAATGATTTCCTGAAGCAAACTCGTGCTGTTGCACGAATGGGTTCGATGACCAGGGTCATAGGGATGATTCCTGGCATGGGAAAG GTCACTCCTGCACAAGTTCGAGAAGCAGAGAAGAACTTAAAGGTTATGGAGGGAATGATTGAAGCAATGACTCCTG AGGAAAGGGAGAAGCCTGAGCTTCTAGCTGAATCTCAGGTCAGGAGGAAAAGAATCGCTCAAGAATCTGGAAAAACAGAGCAACAG GTGAGTCAACTTGTTGCTCAACTCTTTCAAATGCGCGTACGGATGAAGAATTTGATGGGCATAATGGAAGGTGGATCCATTCCTGCACTGAACAATCTGGAGGAGGCACTTAAATCTGAAGAAAAG GCTCCCCCTGGGACTgcaaggagaaggagaaaatcGGAATCAAGGAGGAAATTCGCGGACTCAGCATCAACAAGACCTGGGCCTCGCGGGTTTGGGGCCAAGTAA